The Patescibacteria group bacterium genome includes a window with the following:
- a CDS encoding class I SAM-dependent methyltransferase, whose amino-acid sequence MNKDTQKELLRIVRKNYEDDARTFDETREKFILPPLSDFLNKVELGVKVLDVGCGNGRTLKILTERHAKYIGVDQSESLIKICQDKYPEYKFAVEDILNLGELPDYDFDYVFCIAVLQHLPGKDLRVQALKQLKNKIKVGGKIILTVWNMWPLEKYRKMIYKFSLLKIFGKNKMDWNDVLFDWRAPNSQMSKRYYHVFYRGELKKLVKKSGLKIKKIFKDNFNYYLVLTK is encoded by the coding sequence ATGAATAAAGACACGCAGAAGGAATTATTGAGGATCGTGCGCAAGAATTACGAAGATGACGCTCGGACCTTTGACGAGACGCGGGAGAAGTTTATTTTGCCGCCGCTTTCGGATTTTCTCAACAAAGTGGAGCTAGGAGTAAAAGTTTTGGATGTGGGCTGCGGCAACGGAAGAACATTAAAAATTTTAACAGAAAGACACGCTAAGTATATCGGCGTAGATCAAAGTGAAAGCTTGATAAAAATTTGCCAAGATAAATATCCGGAATATAAATTCGCGGTCGAGGATATTTTGAATCTGGGAGAATTGCCTGATTATGATTTTGATTATGTCTTTTGCATCGCCGTCTTGCAACATCTGCCGGGAAAAGATCTGCGCGTGCAAGCCTTGAAGCAATTAAAAAACAAGATAAAAGTCGGCGGGAAAATAATTCTGACCGTCTGGAATATGTGGCCGCTGGAAAAATATCGGAAGATGATCTATAAATTTTCGCTCTTAAAAATTTTCGGCAAGAATAAAATGGACTGGAATGATGTTTTGTTTGATTGGCGCGCGCCCAATAGCCAGATGAGCAAGCGCTACTACCATGTCTTTTATCGGGGTGAATTGAAAAAATTGGTAAAAAAATCCGGCCTCAAGATTAAAAAAATATTTAAGGACAATTTTAATTATTATTTGGTTTTGACGAAATAG